One region of Camelus bactrianus isolate YW-2024 breed Bactrian camel chromosome 22, ASM4877302v1, whole genome shotgun sequence genomic DNA includes:
- the LOC105074555 gene encoding adhesion G protein-coupled receptor E2-like isoform X5, with translation MRNRYLGLLPGLLVLLLLPLGPAAQNSTACARWCPPNSSCVDGTSCRCLPGFSSSSGSEIFTSLLESCDDINECGPPLTVSCGQSADCKNTEGSYYCMCIPGYALVSGAPTFRNESENMCQDVDECSSGQHRCHSSTVCSNTVGSYTCRCRRGWLPKPGFQDKRVTTVCEEIFATWTAPPGIKSQRLSHFFKRLQDLSENFSPASVQNTIQDLIQEVGDLLETPRDLETLPRSEQHFVATNLLFGLEDVLRGLSKALPNGPLTFSSPTGPALSLEVQDQGDRNITLIQNQTKMMLTWDTVHESGDSGPVVVGLISTPGMGKLLAEAPLVLDTEKQAVLHEAHKDLLQEIHPILLSDVISAFISNKNTQNLSSPVTFVFQHSVIPGPRQEVFCVFWEHGQNGNGHWATKGCRTVGTRDNSTTCQCTHLSAFAVLMVHYEVQEEDPALAVITYVGLGLSLLCLLLVALTFLLCKAIQNTSTSLHLQLSICLFLAHLLFLTAIDRTQIKVLCAIVAGALHYLYLAAFTWMLLEGLHLFLTARNLTVVNYSGVNRFMKWLMFPVGYGVPAVIVAISAATRPNLYGTPTRCWLHSEKGFKWGFLGPVCAIFSVNLALFLMTLWILKSKLSSLNSDMSTLQNTRMLTFKATAQLFILGCTWCLGILQVGPAAHVMAYLFTIINSLQGVFIFLVYCLLSQQVREQWRKWFKGSKKTKAESEKYMLSSGDMSDACRRSGEI, from the exons GACTCTTGGTGCTGCTGCTGTTGCCACTGGGACCCGCAGCCCAGAACTCTACAG CCTGTGCTCGGTGGTGCCCTCCGAACTCCTCATGTGTCGACGGTACCTCCTGTCGCTGCCTTCCGGGATTCAGTTCTTCATCTGGTTCAGAGATCTTCACCAGCCTCTTGGAGAGTTGTGATG ACATCAATGAGTGCGGACCACCCTTGACAGTGTCCTGTGGACAATCGGCAGACTGCAAGAACACAGAAGGGAGCTACTACTGCATGTGCATCCCAGGATACGCGCTTGTTTCTGGGGCACCAACATTCAGGAATGAGAGCGAGAACATGTGTCAAG ATGTGGACGAGTGCAGCTCCGGGCAGCATCGGTGCCACAGCTCCACCGTCTGCAGCAACACGGTGGGTTCATACACGTGCCGCTGCCGCCGAGGCTGGTTGCCCAAACCCGGATTCCAGGATAAGCGAGTGACCACCGTCTGTGAAG AGATCTTCGCCACCTGGACCGCACCCCCTGGAATCAAGAGCCAG AGGCTCTCCCACTTCTTTAAAAGACTTCAGGATCTGAGTGAAAACTTCAGTCCAGCCTCTGTGCAGAACACTATTCAG GACCTCATCCAGGAGGTGGGTGATCTGCTGGAGACCCCTAGGGATCTAGAAACCCTACCCCGATCAGAGCAGCACTTTGTGGCCACTAACCTACTCTTTGGCCTGGAGGATGTCCTGAGAGGGCTGAGCAAAGCCCTGCCCAATGGGCCACTGACCTTCAGTTCACCTACAGGTCCAG CACTGTCCCTGGAGGTGCAGGACCAAGGAGACAGGAATATCACCTTGATTCAGAATCAGACAAAGATGATGCTGACCTGGGATACAGTGCACGAATCTGGTGACTCAG GTCCTGTGGTGGTGGGACTTATCTCCACTCCAGGGATGGGCAAGTTGCTGGCTGAGGCCCCCCTCGTCCTGGATACAGAGAAACAGGCAGTTCTGCATGAGGCACACAAGGATTTGCTGCAGGAAATCCACCCCATCCTGTTGTCAGATGTCATCTCCGCCTTTATCAGCAACAAGAACACCCAGAACCTCAGCTCCCCAGTCACCTTTGTCTTCCAACAT TCAGTGATCCCTGGGCCAAGGCAGGAAGTGTTCTGTGTCTTCTGGGAGCATGGCCAGAATGGAAATGGTCATTGGGCCACCAAAGGCTGCAGGACGGTGGGCACCAGAGACAATAGCACCACCTGCCAATGCACCCACCTCAGTGCCTTTGCCGTCCTCATGGTCCACTACGAAGTGCAG GAGGAGGATCCTGCGCTGGCTGTGATCACCTACGTGGGGCTGGGCCTCTCTCTGCTGTGCCTCCTCCTGGTGGCCCTCACCTTCCTGCTGTGCAAAGCCATCCAGAACACCAGCACCTCGCTCCACCTGCAGCTCTCGATCTGCCTCTTCCTGGCCCACCTGCTCTTCCTCACAGCCATTGACCGAACTCAGATCAAG gtgCTGTGCGCCATCGTAGCCGGTGCCTTACACTACCTCTACCTGGCCGCCTTCACCTGGATGCTGCTGGAGGGCCTGCACCTCTTCCTCACTGCACGCAACCTGACGGTGGTCAACTACTCCGGTGTGAACAGGTTCATGAAGTGGTTGATGTTCCCTGTGGGCTACGGAGTCCCGGCTGTGATTGTGGCCATTTCTGCAGCAACCAGGCCAAATCTTTACGGAACACCCACCCG CTGCTGGCTCCACTCAGAAAAGGGATTTAAATGGGGTTTCCTTGGACCAGTCTGTGCCATCTTCTCT GTCAATTTAGCTCTCTTTCTGATGACTCTCTGGATTTTGAAAAGCAAACTCTCTTCCCTCAACAGTGATATGTCCACCCTCCAGAACACAAG GATGCTGACATTTAAAGCAACAGCTCAGCTCTTCATCTTGGGCTGCACGTGGTGTCTGGGAATCCTGCAGGTGGGACCAGCTGCCCATGTCATGGCCTACCTCTTCACCATCATCAACAGCCTGCAGGGCGTCTTCATCTTCCTGGTGTACTGCCTCCTCAGCCAGCAG GTCCGGGAGCAATGGAGGAAGTGGTTTAAAGGGAGCAAGAAAACCAAAGCTGAGTCTGAGAAATACATGCTATCCAGTGGGGACATGTCTGATGCCTGCAGACGCAGTGGG GAAATCTGA
- the LOC105074555 gene encoding adhesion G protein-coupled receptor E2-like isoform X2: MRNRYLGLLPGLLVLLLLPLGPAAQNSTACARWCPPNSSCVDGTSCRCLPGFSSSSGSEIFTSLLESCDDINECGPPLTVSCGQSADCKNTEGSYYCMCIPGYALVSGAPTFRNESENMCQDVDECQWKPRICKGRSICINTEGNYTCQCPPGLELNPEGPEPCKDVNECALGRNPCHNSTHCLNYVGRYECRCRPGWKPLPGSPNGPNNTICEDVDECSSGQHRCHSSTVCSNTVGSYTCRCRRGWLPKPGFQDKRVTTVCEEIFATWTAPPGIKSQRLSHFFKRLQDLSENFSPASVQNTIQDLIQEVGDLLETPRDLETLPRSEQHFVATNLLFGLEDVLRGLSKALPNGPLTFSSPTGPALSLEVQDQGDRNITLIQNQTKMMLTWDTVHESGDSGPVVVGLISTPGMGKLLAEAPLVLDTEKQAVLHEAHKDLLQEIHPILLSDVISAFISNKNTQNLSSPVTFVFQHSVIPGPRQEVFCVFWEHGQNGNGHWATKGCRTVGTRDNSTTCQCTHLSAFAVLMVHYEVQEEDPALAVITYVGLGLSLLCLLLVALTFLLCKAIQNTSTSLHLQLSICLFLAHLLFLTAIDRTQIKVLCAIVAGALHYLYLAAFTWMLLEGLHLFLTARNLTVVNYSGVNRFMKWLMFPVGYGVPAVIVAISAATRPNLYGTPTRDMSTLQNTRMLTFKATAQLFILGCTWCLGILQVGPAAHVMAYLFTIINSLQGVFIFLVYCLLSQQVREQWRKWFKGSKKTKAESEKYMLSSGDMSDACRRSGEI, translated from the exons GACTCTTGGTGCTGCTGCTGTTGCCACTGGGACCCGCAGCCCAGAACTCTACAG CCTGTGCTCGGTGGTGCCCTCCGAACTCCTCATGTGTCGACGGTACCTCCTGTCGCTGCCTTCCGGGATTCAGTTCTTCATCTGGTTCAGAGATCTTCACCAGCCTCTTGGAGAGTTGTGATG ACATCAATGAGTGCGGACCACCCTTGACAGTGTCCTGTGGACAATCGGCAGACTGCAAGAACACAGAAGGGAGCTACTACTGCATGTGCATCCCAGGATACGCGCTTGTTTCTGGGGCACCAACATTCAGGAATGAGAGCGAGAACATGTGTCAAG ACGTGGACGAATGTCAGTGGAAACCCCGAATCTGTAAAGGCCGCAGCATCTGCATCAACACCGAGGGCAACTACACCTGCCAGTGCCCGCCCGGCTTGGAGCTCAACCCAGAGGGCCCGGAGCCGTGCAAAG ATGTGAATGAATGTGCTTTGGGAAGAAACCCATGCCACAACTCCACCCACTGCCTCAACTACGTGGGCAGATATGAGTGCCGCTGCCGCCCCGGCTGGAAGCCGCTTCCCGGGTCCCCCAACGGCCCAAACAACACCATCTGCGAAG ATGTGGACGAGTGCAGCTCCGGGCAGCATCGGTGCCACAGCTCCACCGTCTGCAGCAACACGGTGGGTTCATACACGTGCCGCTGCCGCCGAGGCTGGTTGCCCAAACCCGGATTCCAGGATAAGCGAGTGACCACCGTCTGTGAAG AGATCTTCGCCACCTGGACCGCACCCCCTGGAATCAAGAGCCAG AGGCTCTCCCACTTCTTTAAAAGACTTCAGGATCTGAGTGAAAACTTCAGTCCAGCCTCTGTGCAGAACACTATTCAG GACCTCATCCAGGAGGTGGGTGATCTGCTGGAGACCCCTAGGGATCTAGAAACCCTACCCCGATCAGAGCAGCACTTTGTGGCCACTAACCTACTCTTTGGCCTGGAGGATGTCCTGAGAGGGCTGAGCAAAGCCCTGCCCAATGGGCCACTGACCTTCAGTTCACCTACAGGTCCAG CACTGTCCCTGGAGGTGCAGGACCAAGGAGACAGGAATATCACCTTGATTCAGAATCAGACAAAGATGATGCTGACCTGGGATACAGTGCACGAATCTGGTGACTCAG GTCCTGTGGTGGTGGGACTTATCTCCACTCCAGGGATGGGCAAGTTGCTGGCTGAGGCCCCCCTCGTCCTGGATACAGAGAAACAGGCAGTTCTGCATGAGGCACACAAGGATTTGCTGCAGGAAATCCACCCCATCCTGTTGTCAGATGTCATCTCCGCCTTTATCAGCAACAAGAACACCCAGAACCTCAGCTCCCCAGTCACCTTTGTCTTCCAACAT TCAGTGATCCCTGGGCCAAGGCAGGAAGTGTTCTGTGTCTTCTGGGAGCATGGCCAGAATGGAAATGGTCATTGGGCCACCAAAGGCTGCAGGACGGTGGGCACCAGAGACAATAGCACCACCTGCCAATGCACCCACCTCAGTGCCTTTGCCGTCCTCATGGTCCACTACGAAGTGCAG GAGGAGGATCCTGCGCTGGCTGTGATCACCTACGTGGGGCTGGGCCTCTCTCTGCTGTGCCTCCTCCTGGTGGCCCTCACCTTCCTGCTGTGCAAAGCCATCCAGAACACCAGCACCTCGCTCCACCTGCAGCTCTCGATCTGCCTCTTCCTGGCCCACCTGCTCTTCCTCACAGCCATTGACCGAACTCAGATCAAG gtgCTGTGCGCCATCGTAGCCGGTGCCTTACACTACCTCTACCTGGCCGCCTTCACCTGGATGCTGCTGGAGGGCCTGCACCTCTTCCTCACTGCACGCAACCTGACGGTGGTCAACTACTCCGGTGTGAACAGGTTCATGAAGTGGTTGATGTTCCCTGTGGGCTACGGAGTCCCGGCTGTGATTGTGGCCATTTCTGCAGCAACCAGGCCAAATCTTTACGGAACACCCACCCG TGATATGTCCACCCTCCAGAACACAAG GATGCTGACATTTAAAGCAACAGCTCAGCTCTTCATCTTGGGCTGCACGTGGTGTCTGGGAATCCTGCAGGTGGGACCAGCTGCCCATGTCATGGCCTACCTCTTCACCATCATCAACAGCCTGCAGGGCGTCTTCATCTTCCTGGTGTACTGCCTCCTCAGCCAGCAG GTCCGGGAGCAATGGAGGAAGTGGTTTAAAGGGAGCAAGAAAACCAAAGCTGAGTCTGAGAAATACATGCTATCCAGTGGGGACATGTCTGATGCCTGCAGACGCAGTGGG GAAATCTGA
- the LOC105074555 gene encoding adhesion G protein-coupled receptor E2-like isoform X4 has translation MRNRYLGLLPGLLVLLLLPLGPAAQNSTACARWCPPNSSCVDGTSCRCLPGFSSSSGSEIFTSLLESCDDINECGPPLTVSCGQSADCKNTEGSYYCMCIPGYALVSGAPTFRNESENMCQDVDECQWKPRICKGRSICINTEGNYTCQCPPGLELNPEGPEPCKDVNECALGRNPCHNSTHCLNYVGRYECRCRPGWKPLPGSPNGPNNTICEDVDECSSGQHRCHSSTVCSNTVGSYTCRCRRGWLPKPGFQDKRVTTVCEEIFATWTAPPGIKSQRLSHFFKRLQDLSENFSPASVQNTIQDLIQEVGDLLETPRDLETLPRSEQHFVATNLLFGLEDVLRGLSKALPNGPLTFSSPTGPALSLEVQDQGDRNITLIQNQTKMMLTWDTVHESGDSGPVVVGLISTPGMGKLLAEAPLVLDTEKQAVLHEAHKDLLQEIHPILLSDVISAFISNKNTQNLSSPVTFVFQHEEDPALAVITYVGLGLSLLCLLLVALTFLLCKAIQNTSTSLHLQLSICLFLAHLLFLTAIDRTQIKVLCAIVAGALHYLYLAAFTWMLLEGLHLFLTARNLTVVNYSGVNRFMKWLMFPVGYGVPAVIVAISAATRPNLYGTPTRCWLHSEKGFKWGFLGPVCAIFSVNLALFLMTLWILKSKLSSLNSDMSTLQNTRMLTFKATAQLFILGCTWCLGILQVGPAAHVMAYLFTIINSLQGVFIFLVYCLLSQQVREQWRKWFKGSKKTKAESEKYMLSSGDMSDACRRSGEI, from the exons GACTCTTGGTGCTGCTGCTGTTGCCACTGGGACCCGCAGCCCAGAACTCTACAG CCTGTGCTCGGTGGTGCCCTCCGAACTCCTCATGTGTCGACGGTACCTCCTGTCGCTGCCTTCCGGGATTCAGTTCTTCATCTGGTTCAGAGATCTTCACCAGCCTCTTGGAGAGTTGTGATG ACATCAATGAGTGCGGACCACCCTTGACAGTGTCCTGTGGACAATCGGCAGACTGCAAGAACACAGAAGGGAGCTACTACTGCATGTGCATCCCAGGATACGCGCTTGTTTCTGGGGCACCAACATTCAGGAATGAGAGCGAGAACATGTGTCAAG ACGTGGACGAATGTCAGTGGAAACCCCGAATCTGTAAAGGCCGCAGCATCTGCATCAACACCGAGGGCAACTACACCTGCCAGTGCCCGCCCGGCTTGGAGCTCAACCCAGAGGGCCCGGAGCCGTGCAAAG ATGTGAATGAATGTGCTTTGGGAAGAAACCCATGCCACAACTCCACCCACTGCCTCAACTACGTGGGCAGATATGAGTGCCGCTGCCGCCCCGGCTGGAAGCCGCTTCCCGGGTCCCCCAACGGCCCAAACAACACCATCTGCGAAG ATGTGGACGAGTGCAGCTCCGGGCAGCATCGGTGCCACAGCTCCACCGTCTGCAGCAACACGGTGGGTTCATACACGTGCCGCTGCCGCCGAGGCTGGTTGCCCAAACCCGGATTCCAGGATAAGCGAGTGACCACCGTCTGTGAAG AGATCTTCGCCACCTGGACCGCACCCCCTGGAATCAAGAGCCAG AGGCTCTCCCACTTCTTTAAAAGACTTCAGGATCTGAGTGAAAACTTCAGTCCAGCCTCTGTGCAGAACACTATTCAG GACCTCATCCAGGAGGTGGGTGATCTGCTGGAGACCCCTAGGGATCTAGAAACCCTACCCCGATCAGAGCAGCACTTTGTGGCCACTAACCTACTCTTTGGCCTGGAGGATGTCCTGAGAGGGCTGAGCAAAGCCCTGCCCAATGGGCCACTGACCTTCAGTTCACCTACAGGTCCAG CACTGTCCCTGGAGGTGCAGGACCAAGGAGACAGGAATATCACCTTGATTCAGAATCAGACAAAGATGATGCTGACCTGGGATACAGTGCACGAATCTGGTGACTCAG GTCCTGTGGTGGTGGGACTTATCTCCACTCCAGGGATGGGCAAGTTGCTGGCTGAGGCCCCCCTCGTCCTGGATACAGAGAAACAGGCAGTTCTGCATGAGGCACACAAGGATTTGCTGCAGGAAATCCACCCCATCCTGTTGTCAGATGTCATCTCCGCCTTTATCAGCAACAAGAACACCCAGAACCTCAGCTCCCCAGTCACCTTTGTCTTCCAACAT GAGGAGGATCCTGCGCTGGCTGTGATCACCTACGTGGGGCTGGGCCTCTCTCTGCTGTGCCTCCTCCTGGTGGCCCTCACCTTCCTGCTGTGCAAAGCCATCCAGAACACCAGCACCTCGCTCCACCTGCAGCTCTCGATCTGCCTCTTCCTGGCCCACCTGCTCTTCCTCACAGCCATTGACCGAACTCAGATCAAG gtgCTGTGCGCCATCGTAGCCGGTGCCTTACACTACCTCTACCTGGCCGCCTTCACCTGGATGCTGCTGGAGGGCCTGCACCTCTTCCTCACTGCACGCAACCTGACGGTGGTCAACTACTCCGGTGTGAACAGGTTCATGAAGTGGTTGATGTTCCCTGTGGGCTACGGAGTCCCGGCTGTGATTGTGGCCATTTCTGCAGCAACCAGGCCAAATCTTTACGGAACACCCACCCG CTGCTGGCTCCACTCAGAAAAGGGATTTAAATGGGGTTTCCTTGGACCAGTCTGTGCCATCTTCTCT GTCAATTTAGCTCTCTTTCTGATGACTCTCTGGATTTTGAAAAGCAAACTCTCTTCCCTCAACAGTGATATGTCCACCCTCCAGAACACAAG GATGCTGACATTTAAAGCAACAGCTCAGCTCTTCATCTTGGGCTGCACGTGGTGTCTGGGAATCCTGCAGGTGGGACCAGCTGCCCATGTCATGGCCTACCTCTTCACCATCATCAACAGCCTGCAGGGCGTCTTCATCTTCCTGGTGTACTGCCTCCTCAGCCAGCAG GTCCGGGAGCAATGGAGGAAGTGGTTTAAAGGGAGCAAGAAAACCAAAGCTGAGTCTGAGAAATACATGCTATCCAGTGGGGACATGTCTGATGCCTGCAGACGCAGTGGG GAAATCTGA
- the LOC105074555 gene encoding adhesion G protein-coupled receptor E2-like isoform X3, with amino-acid sequence MRNRYLGLLPGLLVLLLLPLGPAAQNSTACARWCPPNSSCVDGTSCRCLPGFSSSSGSEIFTSLLESCDDINECGPPLTVSCGQSADCKNTEGSYYCMCIPGYALVSGAPTFRNESENMCQDVNECALGRNPCHNSTHCLNYVGRYECRCRPGWKPLPGSPNGPNNTICEDVDECSSGQHRCHSSTVCSNTVGSYTCRCRRGWLPKPGFQDKRVTTVCEEIFATWTAPPGIKSQRLSHFFKRLQDLSENFSPASVQNTIQDLIQEVGDLLETPRDLETLPRSEQHFVATNLLFGLEDVLRGLSKALPNGPLTFSSPTGPALSLEVQDQGDRNITLIQNQTKMMLTWDTVHESGDSGPVVVGLISTPGMGKLLAEAPLVLDTEKQAVLHEAHKDLLQEIHPILLSDVISAFISNKNTQNLSSPVTFVFQHSVIPGPRQEVFCVFWEHGQNGNGHWATKGCRTVGTRDNSTTCQCTHLSAFAVLMVHYEVQEEDPALAVITYVGLGLSLLCLLLVALTFLLCKAIQNTSTSLHLQLSICLFLAHLLFLTAIDRTQIKVLCAIVAGALHYLYLAAFTWMLLEGLHLFLTARNLTVVNYSGVNRFMKWLMFPVGYGVPAVIVAISAATRPNLYGTPTRCWLHSEKGFKWGFLGPVCAIFSVNLALFLMTLWILKSKLSSLNSDMSTLQNTRMLTFKATAQLFILGCTWCLGILQVGPAAHVMAYLFTIINSLQGVFIFLVYCLLSQQVREQWRKWFKGSKKTKAESEKYMLSSGDMSDACRRSGEI; translated from the exons GACTCTTGGTGCTGCTGCTGTTGCCACTGGGACCCGCAGCCCAGAACTCTACAG CCTGTGCTCGGTGGTGCCCTCCGAACTCCTCATGTGTCGACGGTACCTCCTGTCGCTGCCTTCCGGGATTCAGTTCTTCATCTGGTTCAGAGATCTTCACCAGCCTCTTGGAGAGTTGTGATG ACATCAATGAGTGCGGACCACCCTTGACAGTGTCCTGTGGACAATCGGCAGACTGCAAGAACACAGAAGGGAGCTACTACTGCATGTGCATCCCAGGATACGCGCTTGTTTCTGGGGCACCAACATTCAGGAATGAGAGCGAGAACATGTGTCAAG ATGTGAATGAATGTGCTTTGGGAAGAAACCCATGCCACAACTCCACCCACTGCCTCAACTACGTGGGCAGATATGAGTGCCGCTGCCGCCCCGGCTGGAAGCCGCTTCCCGGGTCCCCCAACGGCCCAAACAACACCATCTGCGAAG ATGTGGACGAGTGCAGCTCCGGGCAGCATCGGTGCCACAGCTCCACCGTCTGCAGCAACACGGTGGGTTCATACACGTGCCGCTGCCGCCGAGGCTGGTTGCCCAAACCCGGATTCCAGGATAAGCGAGTGACCACCGTCTGTGAAG AGATCTTCGCCACCTGGACCGCACCCCCTGGAATCAAGAGCCAG AGGCTCTCCCACTTCTTTAAAAGACTTCAGGATCTGAGTGAAAACTTCAGTCCAGCCTCTGTGCAGAACACTATTCAG GACCTCATCCAGGAGGTGGGTGATCTGCTGGAGACCCCTAGGGATCTAGAAACCCTACCCCGATCAGAGCAGCACTTTGTGGCCACTAACCTACTCTTTGGCCTGGAGGATGTCCTGAGAGGGCTGAGCAAAGCCCTGCCCAATGGGCCACTGACCTTCAGTTCACCTACAGGTCCAG CACTGTCCCTGGAGGTGCAGGACCAAGGAGACAGGAATATCACCTTGATTCAGAATCAGACAAAGATGATGCTGACCTGGGATACAGTGCACGAATCTGGTGACTCAG GTCCTGTGGTGGTGGGACTTATCTCCACTCCAGGGATGGGCAAGTTGCTGGCTGAGGCCCCCCTCGTCCTGGATACAGAGAAACAGGCAGTTCTGCATGAGGCACACAAGGATTTGCTGCAGGAAATCCACCCCATCCTGTTGTCAGATGTCATCTCCGCCTTTATCAGCAACAAGAACACCCAGAACCTCAGCTCCCCAGTCACCTTTGTCTTCCAACAT TCAGTGATCCCTGGGCCAAGGCAGGAAGTGTTCTGTGTCTTCTGGGAGCATGGCCAGAATGGAAATGGTCATTGGGCCACCAAAGGCTGCAGGACGGTGGGCACCAGAGACAATAGCACCACCTGCCAATGCACCCACCTCAGTGCCTTTGCCGTCCTCATGGTCCACTACGAAGTGCAG GAGGAGGATCCTGCGCTGGCTGTGATCACCTACGTGGGGCTGGGCCTCTCTCTGCTGTGCCTCCTCCTGGTGGCCCTCACCTTCCTGCTGTGCAAAGCCATCCAGAACACCAGCACCTCGCTCCACCTGCAGCTCTCGATCTGCCTCTTCCTGGCCCACCTGCTCTTCCTCACAGCCATTGACCGAACTCAGATCAAG gtgCTGTGCGCCATCGTAGCCGGTGCCTTACACTACCTCTACCTGGCCGCCTTCACCTGGATGCTGCTGGAGGGCCTGCACCTCTTCCTCACTGCACGCAACCTGACGGTGGTCAACTACTCCGGTGTGAACAGGTTCATGAAGTGGTTGATGTTCCCTGTGGGCTACGGAGTCCCGGCTGTGATTGTGGCCATTTCTGCAGCAACCAGGCCAAATCTTTACGGAACACCCACCCG CTGCTGGCTCCACTCAGAAAAGGGATTTAAATGGGGTTTCCTTGGACCAGTCTGTGCCATCTTCTCT GTCAATTTAGCTCTCTTTCTGATGACTCTCTGGATTTTGAAAAGCAAACTCTCTTCCCTCAACAGTGATATGTCCACCCTCCAGAACACAAG GATGCTGACATTTAAAGCAACAGCTCAGCTCTTCATCTTGGGCTGCACGTGGTGTCTGGGAATCCTGCAGGTGGGACCAGCTGCCCATGTCATGGCCTACCTCTTCACCATCATCAACAGCCTGCAGGGCGTCTTCATCTTCCTGGTGTACTGCCTCCTCAGCCAGCAG GTCCGGGAGCAATGGAGGAAGTGGTTTAAAGGGAGCAAGAAAACCAAAGCTGAGTCTGAGAAATACATGCTATCCAGTGGGGACATGTCTGATGCCTGCAGACGCAGTGGG GAAATCTGA